In Pelosinus sp. IPA-1, a single window of DNA contains:
- a CDS encoding aminopeptidase, whose translation MDTKMLEKYARLIVKTGVNIQKGQTMVITSPIECASFARMVAQFAYEEGARDVVLNWKDELLAKIRFMQAPEEVFEEFPEWQKEFYLSYVKQGAAFVSIAASDPELFKDVNPGRLVKVQKASNTALKEYRERIMSNKNSWCVVSIPTTAWAKKVFPKLSEEQAVEALWEAILKTVRVDTTDPVAAWEEHKRNLKKHAEFLNTHQFQFLQYKNSLGTDLRIELPKNHVWLGGSEFTPEGLEFLANMPTEEVFTMPKKTGANGTVFSSKPLNYNGNLIDDFSLTFKEGKVVDFTAKQGYEILKGLVETDEGSHFLGEVALVPYNSPISNSNILYYNTLFDENASCHLAIGKAYPVCIKDGENMSNEELKALGVNDSLTHVDFMIGTKDLEIIGITAEGKEIAVFKNGDFAF comes from the coding sequence ATGGATACTAAAATGTTAGAAAAATATGCACGTCTAATTGTAAAAACAGGGGTAAATATTCAAAAGGGGCAGACAATGGTGATTACGTCTCCGATTGAATGTGCCTCTTTTGCTAGAATGGTAGCGCAGTTTGCCTACGAAGAAGGCGCAAGGGATGTTGTTCTAAATTGGAAAGATGAATTATTGGCAAAAATTCGCTTCATGCAGGCTCCCGAAGAAGTATTTGAAGAATTTCCTGAATGGCAAAAGGAATTTTATTTATCCTATGTAAAACAAGGAGCTGCTTTTGTCAGTATTGCAGCATCGGATCCAGAATTATTTAAGGATGTCAATCCTGGCAGATTAGTTAAAGTCCAAAAGGCTAGTAATACGGCACTTAAGGAATATCGGGAAAGAATCATGAGTAATAAAAACTCTTGGTGTGTTGTGTCTATTCCAACAACGGCTTGGGCTAAAAAGGTGTTCCCAAAACTATCAGAGGAACAAGCGGTTGAAGCCTTATGGGAAGCGATTTTAAAGACGGTAAGAGTAGATACCACAGATCCTGTCGCTGCCTGGGAAGAACATAAACGAAATTTGAAAAAACATGCAGAGTTTTTAAATACGCATCAATTTCAATTCCTTCAGTACAAAAATTCCTTAGGTACGGATTTAAGAATTGAGCTTCCAAAAAATCATGTATGGCTTGGCGGCTCAGAGTTTACTCCAGAGGGCTTAGAGTTTCTTGCGAATATGCCTACAGAAGAAGTTTTTACTATGCCAAAGAAGACTGGGGCGAATGGAACGGTATTCAGCTCAAAACCGCTTAACTACAATGGGAATCTAATTGATGATTTTTCTCTTACTTTTAAGGAAGGAAAAGTTGTTGATTTTACAGCGAAACAAGGCTACGAAATTTTAAAAGGACTGGTTGAGACTGACGAGGGGTCTCATTTTCTTGGTGAGGTGGCATTAGTACCTTACAACTCGCCAATTTCAAATTCAAATATACTATATTACAATACTCTCTTTGATGAAAATGCTTCTTGTCATTTAGCCATAGGCAAAGCCTATCCTGTATGTATCAAAGACGGAGAAAATATGAGTAATGAAGAACTAAAAGCCTTAGGTGTAAATGATTCTTTAACGCATGTAGATTTTATGATAGGGACAAAGGATCTTGAAATCATCGGAATTACAGCAGAAGGAAAAGAAATTGCTGTATTTAAAAATGGCGATTTTGCATTTTAG
- a CDS encoding membrane protein, which translates to MVKRIFYLFWGLLLFGLGIVLTIKSNLGAAPWDAFHLGLILYFPLTLGQVSQLTGILVILISYFLGIKPGWGTVANMYFIGIFIDYFMASSWLFVPTSWLSQLGMLLVGIWIIGWASFFYLSAAFGAGPRDSFMVGSIEKTGWPVWKVRTVIETSVAALGYFLGGPVGIGTIIIAFTLGPSIQWAFSIMGKRAQDIEHDSLVIRSRES; encoded by the coding sequence ATGGTAAAAAGAATCTTTTATTTATTTTGGGGGTTACTACTTTTTGGTCTTGGCATTGTACTGACGATTAAGAGTAACTTGGGGGCGGCACCTTGGGATGCTTTTCATCTAGGATTAATTCTTTACTTTCCTTTGACTTTAGGGCAGGTATCCCAATTAACAGGAATTCTTGTTATCCTAATCAGTTACTTTTTGGGAATTAAACCTGGTTGGGGAACGGTTGCGAATATGTATTTCATTGGTATTTTTATAGATTATTTCATGGCAAGTTCTTGGCTTTTCGTTCCTACCTCTTGGTTATCCCAATTAGGAATGTTATTAGTTGGTATTTGGATTATCGGTTGGGCAAGTTTCTTTTACCTTTCCGCTGCTTTTGGGGCAGGTCCAAGGGATAGTTTTATGGTTGGTTCCATTGAGAAAACAGGTTGGCCTGTGTGGAAGGTAAGAACAGTTATAGAAACGAGTGTAGCTGCACTTGGCTATTTTCTAGGGGGACCAGTGGGGATCGGTACAATCATTATCGCATTTACTCTTGGGCCCTCCATCCAATGGGCTTTTTCCATCATGGGGAAACGGGCCCAAGATATAGAACACGATTCCTTGGTGATTCGAAGTAGGGAGTCGTGA
- a CDS encoding fumarylacetoacetate hydrolase family protein, producing the protein MKIVRYEHEGNIKFGVLQGKHINVLNGDVFSEYQITKEILSLANVKLLSPCVISKAVCVGLNYHGHAKEMNLELPAQPLFFLKPSSALNHPGGNIEYPSISQDVHYEAELAIVIKKLAKKVKAEEAEKYILGYTCANDVTARDIQKMDGQWTRAKSFDTFLPLGPCIETEIDASNINIKLYLNDQLKQSSNTSDLIFKVPEIVARVSEVMTLYPGDVILTGTPSGVGPMQAGDTVTVEIEGIGRLSNVVV; encoded by the coding sequence ATGAAAATCGTTAGGTACGAACATGAGGGGAACATTAAGTTTGGTGTATTGCAGGGTAAGCATATTAATGTACTAAATGGTGATGTTTTTAGCGAGTACCAAATTACAAAGGAAATACTTTCGTTAGCAAATGTGAAACTGCTGAGCCCTTGCGTTATTTCTAAGGCTGTTTGTGTAGGTCTTAATTATCATGGACATGCTAAAGAAATGAATTTAGAACTTCCAGCTCAGCCCTTATTCTTTTTAAAACCTTCTTCTGCTTTAAATCATCCAGGAGGAAATATTGAGTATCCTTCCATTAGTCAAGATGTACATTATGAAGCTGAACTTGCTATCGTGATTAAAAAATTAGCAAAGAAGGTTAAGGCAGAGGAAGCTGAGAAGTATATTTTGGGATATACTTGCGCAAATGATGTAACGGCTAGAGATATTCAAAAAATGGATGGACAATGGACAAGGGCGAAATCATTCGATACCTTTTTGCCTTTGGGGCCGTGTATTGAAACGGAAATCGATGCTAGTAATATAAATATTAAACTATACTTAAATGACCAATTAAAGCAAAGCTCGAATACAAGTGATTTAATCTTCAAAGTTCCTGAAATCGTGGCTCGTGTTTCGGAAGTCATGACCTTGTATCCAGGTGATGTAATTTTGACAGGTACTCCTTCTGGGGTGGGCCCGATGCAAGCAGGTGATACTGTAACTGTTGAAATCGAAGGAATTGGTAGATTGAGTAATGTCGTCGTATAA
- a CDS encoding glucosaminidase domain-containing protein produces the protein MKKFIFFRISILVIMFFVLQVSSTFAFGGNFNPMLTQKPTVVNKDLLKSGMVFDLTIMGDPIATKEQCVSYLLRHNPFPLITTTPKQLVDYYYLEGGIEGIRPDLAFAQALHETGNFRYGGDVSPMQNNYSGLGTTGNGVKGAWFPSAEIGVRAQIQHLLAYTATRPPVMSVVDPRYELVKRSEKFGQSLTWTNLNGKWAVPGNTYGQMILKIHEKIITEK, from the coding sequence TTGAAGAAGTTCATTTTTTTTAGAATTAGTATTTTAGTGATAATGTTTTTTGTGTTGCAAGTTTCTAGTACATTTGCTTTTGGTGGTAATTTTAATCCAATGCTTACCCAAAAGCCTACAGTTGTAAATAAAGATTTGTTAAAATCGGGAATGGTATTTGATCTAACGATCATGGGGGATCCAATCGCCACGAAGGAGCAATGTGTTAGTTATTTGCTCCGGCATAATCCCTTTCCTCTAATCACGACAACTCCGAAACAGTTGGTTGACTATTACTACTTAGAAGGGGGCATTGAGGGGATTCGACCAGATCTGGCATTTGCACAAGCATTACATGAGACGGGCAACTTCCGTTACGGCGGAGATGTGAGTCCTATGCAAAATAATTATTCCGGATTAGGGACTACTGGTAACGGTGTCAAAGGTGCTTGGTTCCCATCGGCAGAAATTGGTGTAAGGGCACAAATTCAACATTTGCTAGCTTATACAGCAACGCGCCCACCTGTGATGTCAGTTGTTGATCCTCGCTATGAACTGGTAAAACGATCGGAAAAATTTGGACAGTCTCTTACTTGGACAAATCTAAATGGGAAATGGGCTGTTCCTGGGAATACATATGGACAAATGATACTCAAAATACATGAGAAAATTATAACTGAAAAATAA
- a CDS encoding efflux RND transporter periplasmic adaptor subunit → MVHISSKVRWRNYMVLIILSMVLVSGCSKQGAPAPQAPEVKVMQVVRKDTPIAYEFVGTVEAKNEVQVRAKVSGNIVEKMVTGGAVVSKGQPLFRIDSRQYNSALLTNQATAAQSEAVLARTRQDVGRYNQLASQGAISQQTLDNALSEEQQNAAAVKANWAKVQQAQEDIEDTLIVSPLDGRIDVNDLSIGSFVTAGSTTMATISSVDPVMVKFSMSENEYLQFAKNGKGASPTEWGRDLKLILSDGSTYPLAGQIEQVDKGLATGTGTLSFKAAFGNPNKLLVPGMFARVAVQSEVRQGALLIPQRAVQQMLDKTLVTVIGEGEKTETRAVKMGTKVGNMWVVDEGVTENDRIVVEGFAKTPPGTPVTVIMIGPDDLNAPAKQ, encoded by the coding sequence TTGGTTCATATAAGTTCAAAAGTAAGATGGCGCAATTATATGGTATTAATCATTCTTAGTATGGTGCTTGTAAGTGGTTGCAGTAAGCAGGGAGCGCCAGCACCCCAGGCTCCAGAGGTAAAGGTTATGCAGGTAGTTCGGAAAGATACTCCGATCGCATATGAATTCGTTGGCACAGTTGAGGCCAAGAATGAGGTTCAAGTCAGAGCCAAAGTTTCTGGGAATATAGTGGAGAAAATGGTGACAGGTGGAGCAGTGGTTTCTAAAGGGCAGCCTTTATTTCGCATTGACAGCCGTCAGTACAATTCTGCATTATTAACAAACCAAGCGACAGCAGCACAGTCGGAAGCTGTTTTAGCGAGGACTCGCCAAGATGTAGGAAGGTATAATCAGCTTGCATCTCAAGGTGCAATTTCCCAGCAGACCTTAGATAATGCTTTATCAGAAGAACAACAAAATGCAGCAGCAGTTAAAGCCAACTGGGCTAAGGTGCAGCAGGCACAGGAAGATATTGAAGATACTCTCATTGTCTCTCCTTTAGATGGTCGTATTGATGTGAATGACTTAAGTATTGGCAGTTTTGTTACGGCAGGGTCAACAACTATGGCTACTATTTCTTCTGTTGATCCAGTTATGGTGAAGTTTAGTATGAGTGAAAATGAATACTTACAGTTTGCTAAAAATGGTAAGGGTGCGTCTCCAACAGAATGGGGGCGGGACTTAAAGCTCATTCTTAGCGATGGTTCTACATATCCTTTAGCGGGTCAGATAGAACAGGTTGATAAGGGGTTAGCGACTGGTACAGGTACACTCAGTTTTAAAGCAGCTTTTGGCAACCCTAATAAGCTTCTAGTACCAGGTATGTTTGCTCGTGTTGCAGTCCAAAGCGAGGTTCGCCAAGGAGCTTTATTAATTCCACAAAGGGCTGTACAACAGATGTTAGATAAAACTCTGGTTACTGTTATTGGCGAAGGCGAGAAAACAGAAACAAGGGCAGTTAAAATGGGCACAAAAGTCGGCAATATGTGGGTAGTAGATGAAGGTGTAACAGAAAATGACCGTATTGTTGTAGAAGGGTTTGCGAAGACTCCGCCAGGAACACCTGTAACGGTAATAATGATTGGCCCGGATGATTTAAACGCTCCGGCGAAGCAATAG
- a CDS encoding multidrug efflux RND transporter permease subunit — protein MAKFFIDRPIFAIVLSIVIVLIGSISAFNLPIAQYPQITPPQVSVSGSYTGANAEVVEQTMAQLIELQVNGTEDMVSMQSTSSDSGSYSLTAKFDLSKNPDMATVQTQNRVAQANASLPAEVTTAGLTTRKVSPDNSLIFTLWSPKGSYDSTFLKNFGSIYLVEDLKRIKGVGNIMEYGADYGMRIWLQPDKMAQLKLTGSDIASAISTQNVQAPAGTIGQRPTSSQQEFQFTARVQGRLTEPKEFENIIVSSQNGNLTRIKDIAKVEMGGKDYGFQAFLNGHDAVAFAVQLTTDANALETITQVQAKLEEASKKFPSDVAYYSVVDNTKFVRESMKEVAKTFAEALLLVLLVVFLFLQSWRATLIPMLAIPVSLIGTFGAFMVMGFSINTLTLFAMVLAIGLVVDDAIIVIEAVEHHMRYNGMSPKDATKLAMSEVSGPVVAIAFVLASVFIPVAFFGGTTGVLYKQFALTIAVSMALSAIVALSLTPALCALILKPHDPNAHSGLLERFFNKFNDVFEATVERYGKGLAKLIKRAALGVVFLVVLLLVTGKLFQLVPSSFVPSEDQGYFISSITLPEAASASRTATVASKIAEDMRAQPGVADTIVVQGYDILAGAQKANSAIIFTKLADWDERTAPGLGVEQQVMKVLMNGSHIPEARVVSFNAPSLPGIGTVGGFTMMIEDKGGNTIEEIDKISKQFMAAARKRPEIGMIYSTFGIDTPGYRFDVDREKAEQLGIPVKDVFTALQTFLGGVQVNDFNRFGRSYKVVMQAEQQFRNDVEGTRFFYVRSSSGVMVPLNTLLKPQTITAPPVIKRFNGYRTIQVGGNPALGYSSGQALAALEEVAAQTLPSDFGYEWADQSREEKISGGRAPFVFGFALLFVFLCLAALYESFGIPFAVLLSVPTGIFGAFLFQFVRNLQNDVYMQIGMVMLIGLSAKNAILIVEYAKVRVDKGMDPVKAAIEAAKLRLRPIIMTSLAFIIGCLPLVIATGAGAGARNSMGTAVVGGMLAATTLGIFLIPVLFVLIERGVGALNKHKQHKKELQASHDAGSSVK, from the coding sequence GTGGCAAAGTTTTTTATTGATCGTCCCATTTTTGCGATCGTATTATCGATTGTTATTGTTTTAATTGGTTCAATTTCAGCCTTTAATTTGCCGATCGCTCAATATCCGCAAATTACACCACCACAGGTTAGTGTTAGTGGTAGTTATACAGGGGCAAATGCTGAAGTTGTAGAACAAACGATGGCCCAGTTGATTGAATTACAGGTCAATGGGACAGAAGATATGGTTTCTATGCAATCCACTAGTTCCGATTCTGGTTCTTACTCCTTGACGGCAAAATTTGATTTGAGTAAGAATCCGGATATGGCAACTGTACAAACCCAAAATCGGGTAGCCCAAGCCAATGCGTCGCTTCCTGCGGAAGTAACAACGGCAGGTCTTACAACCCGTAAGGTTTCTCCCGATAATTCTCTCATCTTTACATTATGGTCTCCTAAGGGAAGCTATGATAGTACTTTCTTAAAAAACTTTGGCAGTATTTACCTTGTCGAAGATTTGAAAAGAATCAAGGGTGTAGGGAATATTATGGAATATGGTGCCGATTATGGCATGAGAATTTGGCTGCAGCCTGATAAAATGGCGCAGTTAAAACTGACGGGTAGTGATATCGCCAGTGCGATTAGTACTCAGAATGTCCAGGCACCAGCGGGAACCATTGGTCAAAGACCAACGTCTTCTCAGCAAGAATTTCAATTTACGGCAAGAGTACAAGGGCGTTTGACTGAGCCAAAAGAATTTGAAAATATTATTGTTAGTTCTCAGAATGGCAACCTTACTCGTATAAAAGATATAGCCAAAGTTGAAATGGGAGGCAAAGATTATGGCTTCCAGGCTTTTCTTAATGGACATGACGCAGTAGCTTTTGCTGTCCAACTTACGACTGATGCAAACGCATTAGAAACCATTACGCAGGTTCAAGCAAAATTAGAAGAAGCATCTAAGAAGTTTCCTTCGGATGTTGCCTACTATTCGGTTGTAGATAATACAAAATTTGTACGCGAATCCATGAAGGAAGTTGCGAAAACTTTTGCAGAAGCACTGCTGTTAGTGCTGTTAGTAGTATTTTTGTTTTTGCAAAGCTGGCGTGCAACACTCATTCCAATGCTCGCAATTCCAGTTTCCTTGATTGGAACCTTTGGTGCATTTATGGTAATGGGCTTTTCGATTAATACGCTCACTCTTTTTGCTATGGTACTGGCCATAGGGCTCGTAGTAGATGATGCAATTATTGTAATTGAAGCAGTTGAGCATCATATGAGATATAATGGTATGAGCCCTAAAGACGCAACTAAATTGGCCATGAGTGAAGTATCTGGTCCTGTTGTTGCGATTGCCTTTGTGTTAGCATCTGTATTTATTCCCGTTGCCTTTTTTGGCGGGACAACAGGTGTTTTATACAAACAGTTCGCCTTAACAATCGCAGTTTCCATGGCCTTGTCCGCCATCGTGGCTTTATCTTTAACACCGGCCCTTTGTGCGTTAATACTTAAGCCTCATGATCCGAATGCCCACTCTGGGCTCCTAGAAAGATTTTTTAACAAATTTAATGATGTGTTTGAGGCTACCGTAGAGCGATATGGTAAAGGTTTGGCTAAATTAATCAAAAGAGCCGCTTTGGGTGTTGTATTCTTAGTGGTACTTTTATTAGTCACTGGTAAACTATTTCAACTCGTTCCATCTTCCTTTGTTCCTAGTGAAGATCAAGGGTACTTTATTTCAAGTATTACCTTACCAGAGGCGGCAAGCGCGAGTCGTACCGCTACTGTTGCTAGTAAAATAGCCGAAGATATGCGTGCTCAACCGGGGGTAGCGGATACAATTGTAGTGCAAGGTTATGATATTTTAGCTGGTGCTCAAAAAGCAAATTCAGCGATTATTTTTACGAAACTTGCTGATTGGGATGAAAGAACCGCTCCAGGATTAGGGGTAGAGCAACAGGTTATGAAGGTTTTGATGAATGGTTCTCATATTCCTGAAGCTAGGGTTGTTTCCTTTAATGCTCCTTCCTTACCAGGTATTGGCACCGTTGGTGGCTTTACCATGATGATTGAAGATAAAGGCGGCAATACCATTGAAGAAATAGATAAGATATCTAAGCAATTTATGGCCGCTGCTCGTAAACGTCCGGAAATCGGGATGATTTATTCTACATTTGGAATTGATACTCCTGGTTATCGTTTTGATGTAGATCGGGAAAAAGCAGAGCAGTTAGGTATTCCAGTAAAGGATGTATTTACTGCCTTACAGACCTTCCTTGGTGGCGTACAGGTTAATGATTTTAACCGTTTCGGTAGGTCCTATAAAGTAGTTATGCAAGCGGAACAGCAATTCCGTAATGATGTAGAAGGAACTCGTTTCTTCTATGTCCGTAGTTCATCTGGTGTCATGGTACCACTCAATACCTTATTAAAACCACAAACCATTACGGCACCTCCTGTAATTAAACGGTTTAATGGATACAGAACGATTCAGGTAGGGGGTAATCCAGCTCTAGGATATAGCTCTGGTCAAGCATTAGCTGCACTGGAAGAAGTAGCAGCGCAGACGCTGCCTAGTGATTTTGGTTATGAATGGGCCGATCAGAGTCGTGAAGAAAAAATATCTGGTGGTCGTGCTCCTTTTGTCTTCGGCTTTGCCTTGCTGTTTGTATTCTTATGCTTGGCAGCTCTTTATGAAAGTTTTGGTATACCTTTTGCAGTTCTTCTGTCAGTTCCTACTGGCATATTTGGAGCATTCTTATTCCAATTTGTACGTAATTTACAAAATGATGTTTACATGCAGATTGGTATGGTTATGCTCATTGGATTGTCAGCTAAAAATGCAATCCTAATCGTCGAATATGCGAAAGTTAGGGTTGATAAGGGCATGGACCCTGTTAAAGCAGCGATTGAAGCCGCTAAATTAAGGTTACGTCCTATCATAATGACTTCCTTAGCCTTTATTATTGGATGTTTACCTCTTGTAATTGCTACAGGAGCTGGTGCTGGAGCGAGAAATTCTATGGGTACGGCCGTTGTTGGCGGTATGCTGGCAGCTACAACACTAGGAATTTTCTTAATTCCTGTTCTCTTTGTTCTAATTGAGCGGGGAGTGGGTGCTCTGAACAAACATAAGCAACATAAAAAAGAATTGCAGGCATCTCATGATGCAGGAAGTTCTGTGAAATAA
- the thiD gene encoding bifunctional hydroxymethylpyrimidine kinase/phosphomethylpyrimidine kinase has product MKKVLTIAGSDSSGGAGIQADLKAFCAHGVFGMSVITAVTAQNTQGVFAVQDIDVTVIEKQIEAIFDDISVSAVKIGMVSRIETIRAVANGLKKFNAQNVVVDPVMISKSGYYLLQPDAMEALVSCLLPLATVLTPNIPEAEEISGRKIHSLKDMEEAAKAIHLLGPKYVLLKGGHREEDAVDVLFDGEIFHHFGSLRIATPNTHGTGCTLSAAIAANLAKGYLPQEAVARAKEYIHTAIEHSFSIGKGVGPVHHFYNLYKGAGMLDDE; this is encoded by the coding sequence ATTAAAAAGGTACTTACGATAGCAGGTTCCGATTCTAGTGGTGGAGCTGGAATTCAAGCTGATTTAAAGGCTTTTTGTGCTCATGGGGTATTTGGTATGAGTGTCATTACAGCCGTGACAGCTCAGAATACCCAAGGTGTATTTGCTGTACAAGATATTGATGTAACTGTTATAGAGAAACAAATAGAAGCTATTTTTGATGATATATCAGTTTCAGCTGTTAAAATTGGTATGGTTTCTCGCATCGAAACGATTCGAGCAGTAGCCAATGGCCTCAAAAAGTTTAATGCCCAGAATGTTGTTGTGGATCCAGTAATGATATCAAAAAGCGGATATTATTTACTCCAGCCCGATGCAATGGAGGCATTAGTCTCTTGTTTATTGCCTTTGGCGACAGTGCTGACTCCTAATATTCCCGAGGCGGAAGAAATCAGTGGAAGGAAGATACATAGCTTAAAAGATATGGAGGAAGCTGCTAAAGCCATTCATCTGTTAGGGCCCAAATATGTTCTCTTAAAGGGAGGTCATCGAGAAGAGGATGCCGTTGATGTCTTATTCGACGGGGAAATTTTCCACCATTTTGGCTCCTTGCGAATTGCCACCCCAAATACCCACGGTACGGGTTGTACTTTGTCAGCTGCTATTGCGGCCAACTTGGCAAAAGGATATTTGCCACAAGAGGCAGTTGCGCGGGCTAAAGAATATATCCATACCGCGATTGAACATTCTTTTTCCATTGGTAAAGGGGTTGGCCCCGTCCATCATTTCTATAATTTATATAAAGGTGCAGGTATGTTAGATGATGAATGA
- the cytX gene encoding putative hydroxymethylpyrimidine transporter CytX, whose product MMNENNNTLGFTHYLFLWFGAAVSIAEILTGGLLAPLGFQSGVTAIVIGHVVGTVMMVLCGIIGTQERIPALVSTRISFGAYGSYLFSILNVLQLVGWTAVMIIAAARSANEISKILWGMDQMSLWSIGIGGLVLLWIALGREGGLKRLNMLAVFLLLGITVILSTVVFKDSSALSVLPAGGMSFGEALELSVIMPLSWLPLIADYTRFAKSKTSAALGSGLGYFIGSCWMYIIGLGAAIVAGNPEPSAMMLAANLGLSALGIVVLATVTTTFLDAYSAGVSFNNIFPELNEKQVALVMTVIGTVIALWINMEEYESFLIAIGSVFAPLFAVLLTEYFIIKNRLVRPEVLINWSALVVWALGVVMYYQFIKMEFILGATIPVMLITALLYKIIWGYTKQWKYCKKSPMAL is encoded by the coding sequence ATGATGAATGAAAATAATAATACACTTGGTTTTACCCATTATTTGTTTTTGTGGTTTGGTGCGGCTGTGTCCATTGCGGAGATTTTAACAGGCGGGTTGTTGGCTCCTCTAGGTTTTCAAAGTGGTGTGACTGCCATTGTCATTGGTCATGTGGTGGGTACCGTTATGATGGTGTTATGTGGCATCATAGGTACGCAGGAAAGGATACCAGCCCTAGTATCTACCAGAATTTCTTTTGGAGCCTATGGTTCCTATTTGTTCTCCATCCTAAATGTACTGCAACTAGTTGGTTGGACTGCCGTTATGATTATTGCTGCGGCCAGATCAGCCAATGAAATTAGTAAGATACTTTGGGGTATGGATCAAATGTCCTTATGGAGTATTGGTATTGGTGGATTAGTTCTTTTATGGATCGCTCTGGGCAGAGAAGGCGGCTTGAAGAGGCTTAATATGTTGGCCGTATTTCTCTTATTAGGTATAACGGTGATACTAAGTACCGTTGTATTTAAAGATAGTTCCGCTTTAAGCGTACTACCTGCTGGTGGTATGTCCTTTGGTGAAGCGTTAGAACTTAGTGTAATTATGCCTTTATCTTGGTTACCGTTAATTGCAGATTACACCCGTTTTGCAAAAAGTAAAACAAGCGCAGCCTTAGGCAGCGGCCTGGGCTACTTTATTGGCAGCTGCTGGATGTATATTATTGGCCTCGGAGCTGCTATTGTTGCTGGTAACCCAGAACCTTCGGCTATGATGCTAGCTGCTAATTTGGGATTATCTGCCTTGGGAATTGTAGTATTAGCAACAGTAACGACGACTTTCTTGGATGCTTATTCCGCAGGTGTAAGCTTTAATAATATTTTCCCTGAGTTAAACGAAAAACAAGTTGCTTTGGTGATGACGGTTATTGGTACAGTGATCGCTTTGTGGATCAATATGGAAGAGTACGAAAGTTTTCTAATCGCTATCGGGTCAGTTTTTGCGCCTTTATTTGCGGTACTCTTGACCGAGTATTTTATCATTAAAAATCGGCTGGTTAGACCCGAGGTGCTAATCAACTGGAGTGCACTAGTGGTTTGGGCTCTTGGGGTAGTAATGTATTATCAGTTTATCAAAATGGAATTTATCTTAGGAGCGACGATACCTGTTATGTTGATTACTGCATTACTCTACAAAATAATATGGGGGTATACGAAACAATGGAAATACTGCAAAAAATCTCCGATGGCCTTATAG
- the thiM gene encoding hydroxyethylthiazole kinase translates to MEILQKISDGLIALKQKKPLVHHITNYVTVNDCANITLAIGASPVMADDIEEVEEMVSFASSLVLNIGTLNSRSIESMLVVGKKAKEKGIPIVFDPVGVGATNLRTVTAKQIIEDVRPDVIRGNMSEMKILAGIATEIKGVDSVADEMDGEKVALYLSQKLSCVIAITGKQDVIAQGNKVCLIHNGHPILSEVTGTGCMATSLIASYCGANDDLFVGAAAGVMTMGLAGELARQSLKAGEGIGTFRARLFDAVWNMTPEILEKGGTITNG, encoded by the coding sequence ATGGAAATACTGCAAAAAATCTCCGATGGCCTTATAGCTCTAAAACAAAAGAAGCCTTTAGTGCATCATATTACTAATTATGTGACAGTGAATGATTGTGCAAATATCACCTTAGCGATAGGTGCTTCTCCTGTGATGGCAGATGATATAGAAGAAGTTGAAGAAATGGTTTCGTTTGCTTCTTCCTTAGTGTTAAATATAGGTACACTGAATTCTCGAAGTATTGAATCCATGCTAGTCGTTGGCAAAAAGGCGAAAGAAAAGGGAATTCCCATTGTATTTGATCCAGTCGGGGTAGGAGCTACTAACCTTCGTACAGTTACGGCAAAACAAATTATAGAAGACGTTCGTCCTGATGTAATACGTGGTAATATGTCAGAAATGAAAATTTTAGCGGGTATCGCTACAGAAATTAAAGGCGTCGATTCTGTGGCTGATGAAATGGATGGGGAAAAGGTAGCACTTTATCTTTCGCAAAAACTTAGCTGCGTGATTGCAATTACGGGTAAACAAGATGTTATTGCTCAAGGAAATAAAGTTTGCCTGATTCATAATGGACATCCTATATTGTCAGAGGTTACTGGCACTGGATGTATGGCTACGTCCCTCATTGCTTCTTATTGTGGCGCAAATGACGATTTGTTTGTCGGAGCAGCGGCAGGGGTTATGACCATGGGGCTAGCTGGGGAGCTCGCGAGACAATCTTTGAAAGCTGGCGAAGGGATTGGAACATTTCGCGCTCGGTTATTTGATGCTGTATGGAATATGACTCCAGAGATTTTAGAAAAAGGCGGCACGATAACGAATGGATAA